In the genome of Sphaeramia orbicularis chromosome 13, fSphaOr1.1, whole genome shotgun sequence, one region contains:
- the LOC115431289 gene encoding kelch-like protein 12, whose product MNAVRGGTVTWRPQPWQDGDGGGGEPLSDSDSEEEDFPDDSTTPLGDYITHGLKQLLDAQQLCDVTLLVEGKKFMCHRVLLAAVSPYFRAMFTSPLVESRLTEIRLEEVTPSVMETVIQFVYTGEAGLSLDTAEDLFVAANRLQVMPLQDLCSRFLFEHLSVDNCLGMYSLARSHHDQLLLRASLRLVAQHFPRVARQKDFLLLDHGTLGSLLSSDRLGVDSEAEVYDAARRWAEHQPLDRYAHMPALLHHLRPGLLSQEESRRLSQELGPAAAGEGLGGPLRPREGMFEKKIVCVDLTPREDENLASRDYTVDCFDPRTGKWEKLAALGSLVSPGCTAVGDRLFVAGGILRTGSVSAAVHEYDAVLDRWIERPSMIQPRAMLGLLGCADSLYALGGSNRSALLDSSEILDLSTLQWSPGPRLPLPLRAFACAALRGRLYLLGGTTLEQNRAVVHSGVLIYHTLTDCWTRVALDSGATCLAGGVAVRGGVCAIGGYMRDTTKFLDGNYTNLETLDATGRVLFFREGRGSGVEREVTGGGVMVTAEQRGGAGGGSDRAPSPVVFPGLPRRIAAGGVARWKRRIYVLGGENGSRFYDSVYCWKPGWRSWVQRREKLPGDTGGVSQFGCTTLKFPKKHILSRLRLAKENCKKAVD is encoded by the exons atGAATGCTGTGCGTGGGGGCACAGTCACCTGGCGTCCCCAGCCATGGCAGGATGGGGATGGGGGAGGAGGGGAACCTCTGTCAGACAGCGACTCGGAGGAGGAAGACTTTCCTGATGATAGTACCACGCCGCTGGGGGACTACATTACACATG gaCTTAAACAGCTCCTTGATGCTCAGCAGCTGTGTGATGTTACGCTACTTGTTGAGGGAAAGAAGTTTATGTGCCACAG AGTCCTGTTAGCAGCTGTAAGCCCATATTTCCGGGCCATGTTCACCAGCCCTCTGGTAGAGTCTCGTCTCACTGAGATTCGACTAGAGGAAGTGACACCGTCTGTCATGGAGACTGTCATCCAGTTTGTCTACACCGGTGAGGCTGGACTCTCTCTGGACACAGCAGAGGATCTGTTTGTGGCTGCCAACCGGCTCCAAGTCATGCCCCTTCAAGATTTGTGCTCCAG GTTCCTTTTTGAGCACCTTTCGGTGGATAACTGCCTGGGGATGTACTCCCTGGCTCGTTCTCACCATGACCAGCTGCTGCTTCGTGCCTCTCTAAGGCTGGTGGCCCAGCACTTCCCTCGGGTGGCTCGACAGAAAGACTTCCTCCTGCTTGACCATGGAACTTTAGGTAGCCTCTTGAGCTCCGATCGCTTGGGGGTGGACTCCGAGGCAGAGGTATATGATGCAGCACGCCGCTGGGCAGAGCATCAACCCTTGGATCGCTACGCTCACATGCCAGCGCTGCTGCATCACCTGCGGCCAGGGCTGCTATCACAGGAGGAGAGCCGAAGACTGAGCCAGGAGTTGGGGCCTGCTGCAGCCGGTGAGGGCCTCGGGGGACCTCTGAGACCACGGGAGGGCATGTTTGAGAAAAAGATCGTGTGTGTGGACCTGACACCTCGGGAAGATGAAAATTTAGCTTCAAGAGACTACACAGTGGACTGCTTTGACCCTCGGACAGGGAAGTGGGAGAAGTTAGCAGCTCTAGGTTCACTGGTCAGCCCCGGCTGTACAGCAGTGGGTGACAGGCTCTTTGTAGCAGGTGGGATCCTGCGTACAGGCTCCGTTTCTGCAGCAGTGCATGAATATGACGCTGTGTTGGACCGCTGGATAGAGCGCCCTTCCATGATCCAGCCACGCGCTATGCTTGGCCTGCTGGGTTGTGCAGACTCACTCTATGCCTTGGGTGGTAGTAACCGCTCAGCCCTTCTGGACTCCAGTGAGATTCTGGATCTGTCAACACTCCAGTGGTCTCCTGGGCCCCGGTTGCCGCTCCCTCTGCGTGCCTTCGCCTGCGCTGCGCTACGAGGACGACTCTACCTACTCGGTGGAACCACACTTGAACAGAACCGGGCTGTGGTCCACTCAGGAGTGCTTATTTATCACACTCTGACAGATTGTTGGACGCGTGTGGCGCTGGATTCTGGTGCCACCTGCCTTGCTGGTGGGGTAGCAGTGCGAGGAGGAGTCTGTGCCATTGGAGGATACATGAGGGATACCACTAAATTCCTTGATGGAAACTACACTAATTTGGAGACTTTAGACGCCACTGGACGTGTATTATTTTTCAGAGAGGGCAGGGGGTCTGGGGTGGAGAGGGAGGTGACCGGAGGTGGGGTAATGGTCACTGCTGAGCAGCGAGGAGGTGCAGGAGGTGGAAGTGACCGAGCTCCAAGCCCTGTGGTGTTTCCTGGACTACCGCGGCGAATAGCAGCAGGAGGTGTGGCCAGGTGGAAAAGGAGGATTTATGTGCTGGGAGGGGAAAATGGCTCACGCTTCTATGACAGTGTGTATTGTTGGAAGCCTGGCTGGCGCAGCTGGGTCCAGAGACGTGAGAAACTCCCTGGAGACACGGGTGGGGTGAGCCAGTTTGGGTGCACCACTCTTAAATTCCCTAAGAAACACATCCTGTCCAGACTAAGATTAGCCAAAGAAAACTGCAAGAAGGCTGTTGACTAG